Proteins found in one Planctomycetes bacterium MalM25 genomic segment:
- the xylR_2 gene encoding Xylose operon regulatory protein: MGRTFHVALLIETSREYGRGLLRGVARYNQEKGPWSIFFEPHGLDDPPPAWLRDWKGDGILARVNSVRTANAILDTGLPAVDVRGALPGLGLPFIGVDNRPVAELAYNHLRDCGIRHFAFCGTPRGENPNQDHRCDYFANLVHEDGNDCSVWVGERTTPSSVPWEEQQQHIAAWLKELPKPVGIMTCHDDRGQQVLDACRRAELSVPDEVAVIGVDNDPYLCNLCTPPLTSIDVNPSRIGYEAATLLSKLMAGGKQEELITLLGPPRGIAPRRSTDTLSIDDHEVAEAIRYVREHATEGIRVSDVIARAKKAPSTLERRVKKLLGRTIKAEITRVRLARAKLLLSETDQTVASISARAGFGEPKYFCEVFRKLEGATPTEFRRRFRDQ, encoded by the coding sequence ATGGGCCGCACGTTTCATGTCGCGTTGCTGATCGAAACCTCGCGCGAGTACGGCCGGGGTTTGCTCCGTGGGGTTGCTCGATACAACCAAGAGAAGGGCCCGTGGTCGATCTTCTTCGAGCCGCACGGCCTGGACGATCCGCCCCCGGCCTGGCTGCGGGATTGGAAGGGGGACGGCATCCTCGCTCGCGTGAACAGCGTCCGCACGGCGAACGCGATCCTCGATACGGGCTTGCCCGCGGTCGATGTGCGTGGCGCCCTACCGGGTCTCGGGCTGCCCTTCATCGGCGTGGACAACCGCCCCGTTGCTGAACTGGCCTACAATCATTTGCGCGACTGTGGCATCCGCCACTTCGCTTTCTGCGGCACGCCGCGGGGAGAGAATCCCAACCAAGACCACCGCTGCGACTACTTCGCGAACCTGGTCCACGAGGACGGCAATGATTGCTCCGTGTGGGTCGGCGAACGGACCACCCCCAGCTCCGTCCCGTGGGAAGAGCAGCAACAGCACATCGCCGCGTGGCTCAAAGAGCTGCCGAAGCCGGTTGGCATCATGACGTGCCATGACGACCGGGGCCAGCAGGTGCTGGACGCCTGCCGCCGGGCGGAGCTTTCCGTCCCGGATGAGGTGGCGGTCATCGGCGTCGATAACGACCCGTACCTTTGCAATCTCTGCACGCCGCCGCTCACGAGCATTGATGTCAATCCGAGCCGGATCGGCTACGAAGCCGCCACCCTGCTCTCCAAGCTGATGGCCGGTGGCAAGCAGGAAGAGTTGATCACCCTCTTGGGCCCCCCCCGCGGCATCGCGCCGCGTCGATCGACCGACACCCTATCGATCGACGACCATGAGGTCGCCGAAGCGATCCGCTACGTGCGGGAGCACGCCACCGAAGGGATCCGAGTTAGCGATGTCATCGCACGCGCTAAGAAGGCGCCCAGCACGCTCGAACGCCGCGTCAAGAAGCTGCTGGGGCGGACCATCAAAGCCGAGATCACGCGGGTGCGACTCGCCCGCGCGAAGCTCCTGCTGAGTGAAACGGATCAGACCGTGGCGAGCATCTCGGCGCGGGCTGGCTTCGGAGAACCGAAGTACTTCTGCGAAGTTTTCCGGAAACTTGAAGGCGCCACCCCGACCGAGTTTCGGCGTCGATTCCGGGACCAATAG
- a CDS encoding Xylose isomerase-like TIM barrel, which produces MRPEPQDGLLPAGLDRRLFLGGAAATAAAAALPTPAWADHHAEASLPDLCVFIKFVQSLSYDEMAQRLAAIGFDGIESTVRAKGHVLPERVKEDLPKQYEAVKRAGMDITIMTTDVVEVDQPYTEDVLRIGAELGIRKYRMGFWRYDPNRGVMEQLDELRPKVKELAALNRELGLTAVYQNHCGKKYVGAPIWDLHYLLRDIDPQEIGMAFDLRHATIEGGLSWPLQYDIMKPHLGALFVKDFVWGEKKEQHVPLGEGRVDKTFYKKHLKEGPNVPISLHVEYLKNGDAEENLAAITRDYKTLRKWLGA; this is translated from the coding sequence ATGCGACCCGAACCTCAAGATGGCTTGCTACCGGCGGGCCTCGACCGACGCCTCTTCCTCGGTGGCGCCGCGGCAACCGCGGCAGCGGCGGCGTTGCCGACCCCGGCATGGGCCGATCATCACGCCGAGGCGAGCCTCCCCGATCTGTGCGTCTTCATCAAGTTCGTGCAGTCGCTCAGCTACGACGAGATGGCCCAACGCCTCGCCGCCATTGGCTTCGACGGCATCGAGTCGACCGTGCGGGCCAAGGGGCACGTCCTGCCGGAGCGCGTGAAGGAGGACCTTCCTAAGCAGTACGAAGCGGTGAAGCGTGCCGGCATGGACATCACGATCATGACCACCGACGTGGTCGAGGTCGATCAGCCCTACACCGAGGACGTGCTCCGCATCGGCGCCGAGCTGGGCATCAGGAAGTACCGCATGGGCTTCTGGCGATACGACCCGAACCGCGGCGTGATGGAGCAGCTCGACGAGCTGCGTCCCAAGGTGAAGGAGCTCGCGGCGCTCAACCGGGAGCTGGGCCTGACGGCCGTTTACCAAAACCACTGCGGCAAGAAGTACGTCGGCGCCCCGATCTGGGACCTGCATTACTTGCTGCGAGACATCGACCCGCAGGAGATCGGCATGGCGTTCGATCTGAGGCACGCGACCATCGAGGGCGGCCTCTCGTGGCCGCTGCAGTACGACATCATGAAGCCGCACCTCGGCGCGCTGTTCGTGAAGGACTTCGTCTGGGGCGAGAAGAAGGAGCAGCACGTCCCGCTTGGCGAGGGACGCGTCGACAAGACCTTCTACAAGAAGCATCTGAAGGAAGGCCCGAACGTGCCGATCTCGTTGCACGTCGAGTACCTCAAGAACGGCGACGCGGAAGAAAACCTCGCGGCGATCACGCGTGATTACAAGACACTCCGCAAGTGGCTCGGGGCCTGA
- the fabG_1 gene encoding 3-oxoacyl-[acyl-carrier-protein] reductase FabG, producing the protein MDLQGKRVLVTGGTRGLGEAMAVSFAKSGARVAINSRSEDDAARAVLDRLAGLGQPAELIVADVARPEECERLIADTADRLGGLDVLVHNAGGPCGGKIEDVSTDDWMNAFDVHVHAAYHLVRHALPHLRKNSEGAIVLVSSAAGIRGCPGAIAYGTVKGAIAQFTRMLARDLADDNLRVNCVAPGIIRTRFHQHMTPEQQEHNLANRIPLHREGTSEDVAEVVHLLATNEFMTGETVVIDGGMTMQIVR; encoded by the coding sequence ATGGATCTACAAGGCAAACGCGTTCTGGTCACCGGCGGCACCCGCGGGCTCGGCGAGGCGATGGCGGTGAGCTTCGCCAAGAGCGGCGCCCGGGTCGCGATCAACAGCCGCTCGGAAGACGACGCCGCGCGGGCGGTGCTAGACCGGCTCGCCGGCCTAGGCCAGCCCGCCGAGTTGATCGTCGCCGACGTGGCGCGACCCGAAGAATGTGAACGGCTCATCGCCGACACGGCCGATCGCCTAGGCGGGCTCGACGTGCTCGTCCACAACGCGGGCGGCCCGTGCGGCGGAAAGATCGAGGACGTGTCGACCGACGATTGGATGAACGCCTTCGACGTGCACGTCCACGCCGCGTACCACCTGGTGCGTCACGCGCTGCCCCACCTGCGGAAGAACTCGGAGGGGGCGATTGTGCTGGTCTCTTCGGCGGCGGGCATCCGTGGCTGCCCCGGGGCGATCGCCTACGGGACGGTCAAAGGGGCGATCGCCCAGTTCACCCGCATGCTGGCGCGCGACCTGGCGGACGACAACTTGCGGGTGAACTGCGTGGCGCCCGGCATCATCCGCACCCGCTTCCACCAGCACATGACGCCCGAGCAGCAAGAGCACAACCTCGCCAACCGGATCCCCTTGCACCGGGAGGGGACGAGCGAAGACGTCGCCGAGGTCGTCCACCTGCTGGCCACCAACGAGTTCATGACGGGCGAGACCGTTGTGATCGATGGCGGTATGACGATGCAGATCGTCCGTTGA
- a CDS encoding Natural resistance-associated macrophage protein, with amino-acid sequence MDDPAADIQADRQALLDAADAGPLATLRAFVRLSGPGWLQSALTLGGGSLGSSLYLGILAGTSLLWLQPFAMVMGVVMMSAISYVTLSTGERPFRAINRHINPILGWSWLIATLMANMVWSLPQYSLCFAVCEQNFFPGLFQGDGALAVDGGAGDLGKWIVSAAVLALCTAVTWSYGSGGWGIKLYDLVLKLVVALIVVCFCGVVLRMAFTEAGVDWGAVLSGLVPNPSHFFEPVASFTPLLDAINDPAARQYWSDLIVSEQRDVMLAAGAAAVGINMTFLLPYALLSRGWDKPFRGLTIFDLSTGTFLPFVLATGSIVIASAQQFHTQLPDGFTVDAQGAVSAPPHFEEPYQDLIAKRAEAMEAPITPGEERLAGVLVRRDTFDLAKSLQNLFASDGSSFGGVLANLVFGVGVVGMTLSSISLMMLISGFVVCEVLDRPATGWTFRLGCLISAVGVFWPLLWDGDARAWLTVIAGVYGAMLLPIAYVTFAVLMNQRTVLGAETPAGASRIVWNVLMAIAALAATAAGVSAVWKKAGSVGLLFVLAYIGLVLAVQVMRSPGKPTTAD; translated from the coding sequence ATGGACGATCCCGCAGCGGACATCCAAGCCGACCGGCAGGCCCTCCTCGACGCCGCGGACGCCGGACCGCTCGCCACGCTGCGCGCGTTCGTCCGGCTCTCCGGGCCCGGGTGGCTGCAGAGCGCGCTGACGCTCGGCGGCGGTTCGCTCGGCAGCAGCCTCTACCTCGGGATCCTCGCGGGCACGAGCCTGCTCTGGCTGCAGCCTTTCGCGATGGTCATGGGCGTAGTCATGATGAGCGCGATCAGCTACGTCACGCTCTCGACGGGCGAGCGCCCCTTCCGCGCGATCAACCGGCACATCAACCCGATCCTCGGTTGGTCCTGGCTGATCGCGACGCTCATGGCGAACATGGTCTGGTCGTTGCCTCAGTACTCTCTGTGCTTCGCGGTCTGTGAGCAGAACTTCTTCCCGGGCCTGTTCCAGGGAGACGGCGCCCTCGCCGTGGACGGCGGAGCGGGAGACCTGGGGAAATGGATCGTGTCCGCCGCCGTGCTCGCGCTCTGCACGGCGGTCACCTGGAGCTACGGGAGCGGCGGCTGGGGCATCAAACTCTATGATCTGGTGCTCAAACTGGTGGTCGCCCTGATCGTGGTCTGCTTCTGCGGCGTCGTGCTGCGAATGGCGTTCACCGAGGCGGGCGTCGATTGGGGGGCGGTCCTGTCGGGGCTGGTCCCCAACCCCTCGCACTTCTTCGAGCCGGTGGCGTCGTTCACGCCGCTGCTCGACGCGATCAATGACCCAGCGGCTCGCCAGTACTGGAGCGACTTGATCGTTAGCGAGCAACGCGACGTTATGCTGGCGGCGGGCGCCGCCGCGGTCGGCATCAACATGACCTTCCTGTTGCCCTATGCCCTGCTGTCGCGAGGCTGGGACAAGCCGTTCCGCGGCCTGACGATCTTCGACCTGTCGACCGGGACCTTCCTCCCCTTCGTGTTGGCGACCGGCTCGATCGTGATCGCCTCCGCCCAGCAATTCCACACCCAGCTGCCGGACGGCTTCACGGTCGACGCGCAAGGCGCCGTCAGCGCGCCGCCGCACTTCGAGGAGCCTTACCAAGACCTGATCGCGAAACGAGCCGAGGCGATGGAGGCGCCCATCACGCCGGGCGAGGAGCGACTCGCCGGGGTGCTCGTGCGACGCGACACCTTCGATCTCGCCAAGTCCTTGCAGAACCTGTTCGCTTCGGACGGCAGCTCCTTCGGCGGGGTGCTCGCGAACCTGGTCTTCGGCGTCGGCGTGGTCGGCATGACGCTCTCGTCGATCTCGCTGATGATGCTGATCTCCGGGTTCGTCGTCTGCGAGGTGCTCGACCGCCCCGCGACCGGATGGACCTTCCGCCTGGGCTGCCTGATCTCCGCGGTGGGGGTCTTCTGGCCCCTGCTCTGGGACGGCGACGCGCGGGCCTGGCTCACGGTGATCGCCGGGGTCTACGGCGCGATGCTGCTGCCGATCGCCTACGTCACGTTCGCGGTGTTGATGAACCAACGCACCGTGCTCGGCGCCGAGACACCCGCCGGGGCCTCACGGATCGTCTGGAACGTCCTGATGGCGATCGCTGCTCTCGCGGCGACCGCGGCGGGGGTCTCGGCGGTCTGGAAGAAGGCGGGATCCGTGGGGCTGCTCTTCGTGCTCGCCTACATCGGCTTGGTCCTAGCGGTGCAAGTGATGCGGAGCCCGGGCAAACCAACAACCGCAGACTGA
- the algG gene encoding Poly(beta-D-mannuronate) C5 epimerase precursor, whose translation MSYPQSFTRLVVTACWLSIALAQGRTTEAVEVSVREGFEPPPLRLNLPDLAHHTPAAVRSRLPSKLEGRAKLAPVAGERFLEEAFRRELGVELAKRQGREEAVFIAVEAGALTLDRLVAQLDDPRLARESEGTVTLRLPILVRHGATLVIDGERTPSVRLAEDAGALIANAGGLFVLGSEVIGWNDKSDGPARFVEKSRFRPYLASYIRSETYLVNSRFAHLGFSAPTAYGLSLSTQPERKHGEPTEDSPTGKLIGNVFEDLYYGFYSYEARDVAIVDNVYRDSIVYGIDPHDRSTRLIIAGNTTTGTKERHGIIGSRGVSNSHIWDNKSYANAGSGVMLDRNCYGNLVANNEVYGNNQGIAVYESSDNRIVGNLVVGNAKSAVRIRNSTDITVRENRLVGHGDYAIEVSARLLSDHDKRQARGDRYTQELTAKLYDNGFGANRGLMEADGLNELLIAGVAIESDPQQLAERFGVTIDPDSIDDYKLGGDLKPSRDEVRWGLKRGEGKNVIVIRPEPAGL comes from the coding sequence ATGTCTTACCCCCAATCATTCACACGCTTGGTCGTAACCGCCTGTTGGCTCTCGATCGCGCTGGCCCAAGGGCGGACGACCGAGGCCGTGGAGGTCTCCGTCCGCGAAGGCTTCGAGCCCCCCCCGTTGCGGCTCAACTTGCCCGACCTTGCCCACCACACGCCGGCGGCCGTGCGGTCGCGGCTGCCATCCAAGCTGGAAGGCCGAGCGAAGCTGGCGCCCGTCGCGGGTGAACGCTTCCTAGAAGAGGCCTTCCGACGAGAGCTCGGAGTCGAACTGGCGAAGCGCCAAGGCCGCGAGGAGGCCGTGTTCATCGCGGTCGAAGCTGGCGCCCTCACGCTCGATCGGCTCGTTGCCCAACTCGATGACCCGAGACTAGCCAGGGAGTCCGAGGGGACGGTCACCCTGCGTCTGCCGATCCTGGTCCGGCACGGCGCGACCCTCGTGATCGACGGGGAGCGGACACCGAGCGTGCGACTCGCCGAGGACGCGGGCGCCTTGATCGCCAACGCCGGTGGGCTCTTCGTGCTGGGCAGCGAAGTGATCGGGTGGAACGATAAGTCGGACGGACCGGCCCGGTTCGTCGAGAAGAGCCGCTTCCGCCCCTACTTGGCTTCTTACATTCGGTCGGAGACCTACTTGGTTAACAGCCGTTTCGCCCACCTGGGGTTCTCGGCTCCCACGGCCTACGGGCTCAGCCTCTCAACGCAGCCCGAGCGCAAACACGGCGAGCCGACCGAGGATTCGCCTACGGGGAAGCTGATCGGCAACGTCTTCGAGGACCTGTACTACGGCTTCTATTCCTACGAGGCACGCGACGTGGCGATCGTGGACAACGTCTACCGCGACTCGATCGTCTACGGCATCGACCCCCACGACCGGTCGACCCGTCTGATCATCGCCGGCAACACAACGACCGGCACCAAAGAGCGGCACGGCATCATCGGCTCGCGTGGCGTCAGCAACAGCCACATCTGGGACAACAAGAGCTACGCGAACGCCGGATCGGGGGTGATGCTCGACCGCAACTGCTACGGCAACCTGGTCGCCAACAACGAGGTCTATGGAAACAATCAGGGGATCGCGGTCTACGAGAGTTCCGACAACCGAATCGTCGGCAACCTGGTCGTTGGCAACGCGAAGTCGGCCGTTCGCATCCGCAACAGCACCGACATAACGGTGCGTGAGAACCGCTTGGTCGGACACGGCGACTACGCGATCGAGGTCTCCGCTCGCCTGTTAAGCGACCACGACAAACGCCAGGCGAGGGGCGATCGGTACACGCAGGAGCTGACCGCAAAGCTGTACGACAACGGCTTCGGCGCCAACCGGGGCCTCATGGAGGCCGACGGCCTCAACGAACTGCTGATCGCGGGGGTCGCGATCGAGAGCGATCCGCAGCAGCTAGCGGAACGTTTCGGCGTCACGATCGATCCGGACAGCATCGACGACTACAAACTGGGCGGTGATTTGAAGCCGTCCCGGGACGAAGTCCGCTGGGGTTTAAAGCGGGGAGAAGGCAAAAACGTGATCGTGATTCGTCCTGAACCCGCCGGGCTGTGA
- a CDS encoding Oxygen-independent coproporphyrinogen-III oxidase-like protein → MSDPPTSAYLHVPFCAHRCGYCNFAVVAGREDLAPAYLRALGTELSWLVTPRPAETLYLGGGTPTRLAPAELDELLTLARRWFPPLAGAEPEWTVEANPGDLSDEKVRLLAEHGVTRVSLGVQSLNEAKLRRLERDHTPDQVRSTVEALHDAGLAVAADLIFAAPGETLDAWRDDLAAVTELGSSHVSTYGLTFEKGTTFWSRRGRGDLHELEDDLQRAMYELAIDRLVDAGFEHYEVSNFARPRARSRHNEAYWTGREWFAAGPGAARYVAGVRETNHRSTFTWLRRVEAGESPVAEREELSAREIAHERLVFGMRRLEGVNRRDFAESTGYEIDTLAGEAIACFVGAGLLMDDGAVIRLSREGLMVSDSLWPDLL, encoded by the coding sequence TTGAGCGATCCGCCGACCTCGGCGTACTTGCACGTGCCGTTCTGCGCGCACCGGTGTGGGTACTGCAACTTCGCCGTCGTCGCGGGTCGTGAGGACTTGGCGCCGGCGTACCTGCGCGCGTTGGGGACGGAGCTCTCGTGGCTCGTAACGCCCCGGCCTGCAGAAACGCTTTACCTGGGAGGCGGCACGCCGACCCGGCTCGCGCCGGCCGAACTCGACGAGTTGCTCACGCTCGCCCGCCGGTGGTTCCCGCCGCTGGCGGGGGCGGAGCCCGAATGGACCGTCGAGGCGAACCCGGGCGACCTCTCTGACGAGAAGGTCCGTTTGCTCGCCGAGCATGGCGTCACGCGCGTGAGCCTCGGTGTGCAATCGCTCAACGAAGCGAAGCTTCGCCGGCTCGAACGCGATCACACTCCGGATCAAGTCCGCAGCACCGTCGAAGCGTTGCACGACGCCGGCTTGGCGGTCGCCGCCGACCTGATCTTCGCCGCCCCCGGCGAGACGCTCGACGCGTGGCGCGACGACCTGGCCGCGGTCACCGAGCTCGGCTCTTCGCACGTCTCGACTTACGGCCTGACGTTCGAGAAGGGGACCACGTTCTGGTCCCGGCGGGGGCGCGGTGATCTGCACGAGCTAGAGGACGATCTGCAACGGGCGATGTACGAGCTGGCGATCGACCGGCTCGTCGATGCTGGCTTCGAGCACTATGAGGTCTCGAACTTCGCCCGCCCCCGCGCCCGCAGCCGCCACAACGAGGCTTACTGGACCGGCCGAGAGTGGTTCGCCGCCGGCCCCGGTGCGGCGCGCTACGTCGCTGGCGTCCGCGAGACGAATCACCGCAGCACGTTCACGTGGCTCCGCCGCGTCGAAGCGGGCGAGTCGCCCGTCGCGGAGCGGGAAGAGCTGTCTGCAAGGGAGATTGCCCACGAAAGGCTGGTCTTCGGCATGCGGCGCCTGGAGGGCGTCAACCGACGAGACTTCGCCGAGTCGACCGGTTACGAGATCGACACGCTAGCGGGCGAGGCGATCGCGTGCTTCGTCGGGGCGGGCCTGCTCATGGACGATGGCGCCGTCATCCGCCTGTCGCGCGAGGGGCTGATGGTCAGCGACTCGCTGTGGCCCGATCTGCTCTAG
- a CDS encoding Uracil DNA glycosylase superfamily protein — translation MSEPRPISSRAVRQRLESLAAAGVQQLPRKSGRVVEAAAPAATPTPEQPAPPAPPAQAPPPASAPSPEHATPIGSVSGAPTLEILQSEVAGCTACPELAERRTQTVFGVGDLHARLCFMGEAPGADEDRLGEPFVGRAGQLLTKMIEACTLSREEVYILNVLKCRPPGNRDPTPDESRACRRFLTRQLDLIDPEYICCLGRVAAQNFLETTTPIGRLRGQIHNHAGRKVVCTYHPAYLLRNPSAKKDAWADLQMLMAELGISR, via the coding sequence ATGTCCGAGCCCCGCCCCATCTCATCGCGCGCCGTGCGCCAGCGGCTTGAGAGCCTCGCGGCGGCCGGCGTGCAGCAGTTGCCGCGGAAATCGGGGCGCGTCGTCGAGGCGGCCGCTCCCGCCGCCACCCCGACGCCCGAGCAGCCGGCTCCCCCGGCTCCGCCAGCCCAGGCGCCGCCTCCCGCGTCGGCGCCCAGCCCGGAGCACGCGACGCCGATCGGGTCGGTTTCTGGGGCGCCGACGCTCGAGATACTGCAATCCGAGGTCGCCGGCTGTACGGCGTGTCCCGAGCTGGCCGAGCGGCGGACGCAGACCGTCTTCGGCGTGGGCGACCTGCACGCGCGGCTCTGCTTCATGGGCGAGGCGCCCGGCGCCGACGAGGACCGCCTGGGCGAGCCTTTCGTGGGCCGGGCCGGACAGTTGCTCACTAAGATGATCGAGGCCTGCACGCTCTCCCGTGAGGAGGTCTACATCCTCAACGTGCTGAAGTGCCGCCCCCCGGGGAACCGCGACCCGACGCCCGACGAGTCGCGAGCCTGCCGGCGGTTCCTCACGCGGCAGCTCGACCTGATCGATCCGGAGTACATCTGCTGCCTGGGGCGGGTGGCGGCGCAGAACTTCCTGGAGACCACCACGCCGATCGGACGCCTGCGGGGCCAGATCCACAACCACGCGGGACGGAAGGTCGTCTGCACGTACCACCCCGCCTACCTGCTGCGAAACCCGTCCGCCAAGAAGGACGCCTGGGCCGACCTGCAGATGCTGATGGCGGAGCTGGGGATCTCGCGATAG
- the der gene encoding GTPase Der, with protein MGVPQVAIVGRPNVGKSSLMNWLAGRRVAIVDDKPGITRDRVVYLMQHDDRFFELIDTGGMGHMDADQLTEDIEEQISQAIDSADLILFVVDTRSGLLTMDTEVAGRLRYLDTPIICVANKTDDETFDNQADEFGKLGHGVPIKVSTLQHRNKNILLNRIAATLPPETEDEVDPGDPEMRVAIVGRRNVGKSTFVNTLAGAERMIVSEIPGTTRDSVDVRFEMDDKAFVAIDTPGIRRSRAQAKFDIDFYGAHRAQRSIRRADVALLFLDCTQRIGKVDKQLADYITSEHRPCVIVVNKWDQLAGSMPTEKWVSYLGDQMPGLRYAPIAFITGQTGKNVKALLNHAQMLFKQSRERVSTGTLNRLVRDAVKRNPPPVYQNRRPKIYYATQVGVQPPTIVLFCNNPSAIQKPYQRYLIGRFRDELPFAETPIKVYLRKRDSHDTRDDVSGGKDDT; from the coding sequence ATGGGCGTTCCCCAAGTCGCCATCGTCGGACGCCCCAACGTCGGCAAGAGCAGCCTCATGAACTGGCTGGCCGGCCGGCGAGTGGCGATCGTCGACGACAAGCCGGGCATCACCCGCGACCGCGTCGTCTACCTGATGCAGCACGACGACCGCTTCTTCGAGCTGATCGACACGGGCGGCATGGGGCACATGGACGCCGACCAGCTGACCGAGGACATCGAGGAGCAGATCTCCCAGGCGATCGACTCGGCCGACCTGATCCTCTTCGTGGTCGACACCCGCAGCGGCCTGCTGACGATGGACACCGAGGTCGCCGGCCGCCTGCGGTACCTCGACACACCGATCATCTGCGTTGCCAACAAGACCGACGACGAGACCTTCGACAACCAGGCGGACGAGTTCGGCAAGCTCGGCCACGGCGTGCCGATCAAGGTCAGCACGCTCCAGCACCGCAACAAGAACATCCTGCTGAACCGCATCGCCGCCACCTTGCCGCCCGAGACGGAGGACGAGGTCGATCCGGGCGACCCGGAGATGCGAGTCGCCATCGTCGGCCGCCGCAACGTCGGCAAGAGCACGTTCGTGAACACGCTCGCCGGCGCCGAGCGGATGATCGTCAGCGAGATCCCCGGCACGACCCGCGACAGCGTCGATGTCCGCTTCGAGATGGACGACAAGGCGTTCGTCGCCATCGACACGCCCGGCATCCGCCGCTCGCGGGCGCAGGCGAAGTTCGACATCGACTTCTACGGCGCCCACCGCGCGCAGCGATCCATCCGCCGTGCCGACGTGGCCCTGCTATTCCTCGATTGCACGCAGCGGATCGGCAAGGTCGACAAGCAGCTGGCGGACTACATCACCAGCGAGCACCGGCCCTGCGTGATCGTCGTGAACAAGTGGGACCAGCTCGCCGGCTCGATGCCGACCGAGAAGTGGGTCAGCTACCTCGGCGATCAGATGCCGGGATTGCGTTACGCACCGATCGCGTTCATCACGGGCCAGACCGGCAAGAACGTGAAGGCGCTATTGAACCACGCGCAGATGCTGTTCAAGCAATCGCGTGAGCGGGTCAGCACCGGCACGCTGAACCGTCTGGTGCGCGATGCGGTCAAACGGAACCCGCCGCCCGTCTACCAGAACCGCCGACCGAAGATCTACTACGCCACCCAAGTGGGCGTGCAGCCGCCGACGATCGTGCTGTTCTGCAACAACCCCTCGGCGATCCAGAAGCCGTACCAGCGGTACCTGATCGGCCGTTTCCGAGACGAGCTCCCTTTCGCGGAGACCCCGATCAAGGTCTATCTACGCAAGCGGGACAGCCACGACACCCGCGACGACGTCAGCGGCGGCAAGGACGACACCTAA
- a CDS encoding site-specific tyrosine recombinase XerC: MQQRNSSAPSSGRSKFPAYCLHARSGRAYVTIAGRQVSLGEYGSPESRDEYDRVIAEWLASGRPRDASNGQIGLSVNELILAFLGHADKRYRKRSGERCGERTSEYEYLRVSLRELKRLYGLTAADEFKPSHLEAVRDSMIRSGLARTGVNGRISRIVRMFKWGVGKGQIDPMTHHALSQVLPLQPFETDAQETDPVKPVLDEHVDPIAPHVSRQIWAMVKVQRLTGMRPGEVCRMRTGAIDRTQKVWIYSLDDHKTAHRGHSRVVPIGPKAQAILKPWLRDDPNEFLFSPAEAEKERRKAQRAARKTKVQPSQRKARTSPGKRRPRDHYRVDAYCKAIKRACAKAGVPQWSPNQLRHAAATEIQKLHGIEAASIILGHRSLTVTQIYAERNEARAIDVASQYG; encoded by the coding sequence ATGCAACAGCGTAACTCTTCCGCCCCCTCCTCGGGGCGGTCCAAATTCCCTGCGTACTGCCTCCACGCACGCAGCGGCCGGGCCTACGTGACCATCGCCGGGCGTCAGGTTTCCCTCGGCGAGTACGGCTCACCGGAGAGCCGCGACGAGTACGACCGCGTCATCGCCGAGTGGCTGGCGTCGGGGCGTCCACGGGACGCTTCTAATGGCCAGATCGGCCTTTCGGTCAACGAGCTGATCCTCGCCTTCCTTGGGCACGCGGACAAGCGATATCGCAAGCGTTCCGGCGAGCGTTGCGGCGAGCGGACCAGTGAGTACGAATACTTACGAGTGTCCTTGCGGGAGCTCAAGCGGCTTTACGGCCTGACCGCTGCGGACGAATTCAAGCCTAGCCACCTGGAGGCGGTCCGTGACTCGATGATTAGATCTGGTTTGGCCCGAACCGGAGTCAACGGCCGCATTTCTAGAATCGTGCGGATGTTCAAGTGGGGCGTCGGCAAAGGGCAGATCGACCCGATGACCCACCACGCCCTCTCACAGGTGTTGCCACTACAGCCATTTGAAACAGATGCCCAGGAAACTGATCCAGTAAAGCCAGTGCTCGACGAGCACGTCGATCCAATCGCCCCCCACGTCTCACGACAGATTTGGGCGATGGTGAAGGTGCAACGACTGACTGGTATGCGACCCGGCGAGGTTTGCCGCATGCGAACCGGGGCGATCGATCGCACTCAGAAGGTGTGGATCTATTCGCTCGACGATCACAAGACAGCTCACCGTGGCCATAGCCGCGTCGTCCCGATCGGTCCGAAGGCACAGGCGATCTTGAAGCCCTGGCTTCGTGACGATCCGAACGAGTTCCTTTTCTCCCCGGCCGAGGCCGAAAAGGAACGGCGTAAGGCTCAGCGGGCAGCGAGGAAGACGAAGGTCCAGCCAAGCCAGAGGAAAGCCCGCACGAGTCCCGGTAAGAGACGCCCGCGAGACCACTACCGTGTCGATGCCTACTGCAAAGCAATCAAGCGTGCTTGCGCAAAGGCAGGTGTCCCACAGTGGTCCCCCAATCAATTACGGCATGCAGCCGCAACGGAGATCCAGAAGCTGCACGGGATCGAAGCAGCTTCGATCATTCTCGGGCATAGGAGTCTCACAGTCACGCAAATCTACGCCGAGCGAAATGAAGCCCGTGCAATCGATGTGGCCAGTCAGTACGGCTGA